A segment of the Leptolyngbya sp. NIES-3755 genome:
TGCTGTCGCAGTTTTTGTCTGATAGTGTCGATCGAGTCGAGCTAATCTACACCAAGTTTGTGTCGTTGATTGCGTCTCGTCCGGTCGTGCAAACACTGTTACCGCTTGATCCGCAAGGGTTAGAGGTTTCAGATGATGAAATCTTCCGGTTGACGACTCGTGGTGGACAGTTCCAAGTCGAGCGTCAGTCTGTCGCGGCTCCTGAAGTTCAAAGCTTCCCGCAAGATATGATCTTCGAGCAAGATCCGGTACAAATTCTTGATGCGCTGTTGCCGTTGTATCTGAATAACCAATTGCTCAGAGCGCTGCAAGAGGCGGCAGCGAGTGAGTTGGCGGCTCGGATGACTGCGATGAACAACGCAAGTGATAACGCGAAGAATTTGATCGGTTCGCTTACGTTGTCCTATAACAAGGCACGTCAGGCGGCGATTACTCAAGAACTGCTGGAAGTGGTTGCGGGTGCGGATGCACTGACTTAAGACAATTCTCGAAATTGATGAGAGCGTCCAGGGAAACTTGGGCGCTTTCTGTTTGGCTGATTTCGACCTGTTGAACGCTTCAACTATTCTAAGAAAGCACTACCACTTAAAAAACTTCTTAAGAAGCTTCTTGCCTAATGTATCTGCCACTTTGCCGATTGCTCTACCGATCATCCTTCCTGGTGTCCTTGCTACGGCTGCGCCGATCTCTTCGCCCAGAACCTCGAAAAAACCCTGCTCCGCTTCCTTCTGAGCGCGTGGCGAACGATGCTTCTCCTTTACTTTATCGACAAAAGGAGCCTTTTTTTCCCTTGGAAGAGCGGCTGTAATTGCCTCTACAAGCGATGCCAAATTATACTGCTCTGTCGCAGATACAGGGATAACGGCAATGGGCTTAATTTTAAGTTTCTGAGCTTCAGCGTTAAGCTTTTCAACTATAGCCTTCTGCTTTTTGTCAATGTTTTCTTGTTGCTGACGACCAGGTTGACAGTCCTCCTCATTCCACTCCCTGAAAGGCTCCACTTTGTCAACCTGATTGAGTACGACGATAAAGGGTGTTCCCTGCTTCAAGTAAGGCTTGGCAATATTATGGTAGAACTCTTCCTCAGGGACAAAAGCTCTGTCATCTGCTTTCAAAATCCACAGAACCACGTCAAGATCTGGCAAAAGTTTGGAGTATAGCTTTTGGTACTCCCTATCACGGTCTTTGCTTTCACCAATCCCAGGCAAGTCAACAAGCTTGATGCTGCCTGTTCCAATCTTGACAGTGATCTCCTGAACTTTTCGGGTACAACTCTCAACGTGGCTAACACCAGCTATATCACTGCCGAAAAGAGCATTGCACAAACTGGATTTACCAACACCAGTTTTACCTAAGATACCAATTCTCGGTTCATAAGTAAGCGTTTGATTAATCCAGGATCTAATATGTTCCTTTTGTTGTTCGCTGAGTTGAAGACTATCAAGCAAATCAAAATCGTTTTCCATTGTCGCTCAAGAACTGTTGAGAAGAACAAGCCTATTTTTCCCACAGGTAGGTTGAACGCATCAGTGTGAGAATACGATCGATGACCCCTCAACTTGAAAATGCGATCGCTCTCTAACCAGCCTCAACATATTCACAAATCGAGATTGGTTCAGGAATCGATAATCCATCTTCTCTCAGTCCTTCTAGATGAAACACGATCGCTTCTTGAATCAATTCTTTGACTTCCTCGATCGTTTCCGCAACTGCCACGCAACCCGGAAGATCAGGAACGTAAGCACCGTAGCTGGTTTGTCCTTTTTCGATCACAATCGCATATCGCATCAGGTTTCTTCCTCTTCAGATTCAATCGGCTCGATCTGCGCCTGTCGCCAGATACTTTTTAGTGTACCAATCGGGACATCAACACTGAGCTTTCCCGATACTGTAACGGTTCCCGACTTCTCTGAATGTTTGAACTGTCGATGACTTCCCTTCGTTCGAGCAAGATACCAACCGTCTGCTTCTAATCGCTTGATGACGGCTCTGACTTTCATTTTTCTTCTTTAAATCGCTCAAGTGATTATAGATGATTTGTTTGCTAGATTTTACTGCGATCGCTTTGCATTCCAAAATTGAACCCTGCACAATAGAGACAGGTTACTCCAGGAAATTCCAATGTCTGAGAACACCGTCAAAGTAGAAATCTCATTTCGATCGCTGTTAGAAGCCGTTTCTTCTCTAGACATTTCGGAAAAGCGGCAATTGTGGGAAACTCTCGACGCGGAGCTTTTCGACGATGAAGAAGATTCGCCAGAAGACATCGCCGAAATTCAAGCGGCTTACGCAGATTATGAAGCCGGAGATTATATGACGCTGCAAGAGTACGCAGCTTCAGGGGGTGACAACGGGCTTGAAAGGTAGCAGCGATGCCGGATAGCAGCGATAAGCTCAGAAAAAAAGGAGTGAAACCAATCGATTCACTCCTACATTGTTAAAAATGTTGCCTATATTCTATCAATCCTGTTTGAAATCGCAACTCTCGGCTGCTCAATTCATCACGCTCGAAATCCTTGTCGAACTGTTGCAGCAAGAACGCAGAATTACGATTGAACGACTTGCAACGCTATTTCCCCAACCGATTCTATTTGAGAGTAGACGGCGCAATCTGCAACGATTCCTGAGTTTGCCCCAGATGACACCGGAAGCGTTATGGTTTCCCATCGCTAAGCAGTGGATTAAGCAACACATTCCGCGTGGACAAACCTTACAGATTGCACTTGACCGAACGCAATGGGATAAACATAACCTGATGATGGTCAGTTTTATTTATCAGAACCGAGCCATCCCGTTGTATTGGATATGGCTCGATAAACAAGGACAGAGTTCTCTCAAGGATCAACAAAAAGTGTTGCGCCCTGTATTTCAATTGTTGAAAAAACGTCGCTTTGTCTTATTAGGAGACCGAGAATTCCACAGTATCGAACTCGCTGCTTGGTGTGTGCAGAACCGAGTCTCGTTCGTGTTTCGTTTACCGAAGAGTACGACTGTTCAACCAGAGACAGGTGCAAGCTTTTCGCGCCTTGATCACCTGCCGCAAGTTCCCGGTGCTGCCGAACAATATCTGCAAATCCAAGTGACACAAAAACGCGGGTTCGGCAGACATAATCTGGTGATTTATCAGAAACGCGCTTATGCTCGATCCACAACGCCTGAGGTGTGGTACTTGCTCACCAATCTCACTGATGTCAATCAAGTGCTGTTTCACTACGATTTCAGGTTCTGCATCGAGCCAGGATTTAAGGACTTGAAATCCGGTGGCTACCACCTCGAAGATTGCCATGCTGATCCACGTCGATTTACCGCTCTACTCGTACTCATGACCCTCGCCTATTCACTCGCTTCAATCCAGGGACATCGCATTCGCAAAAAACAAGTGCAGCGCTATGTCGGTCGAGTCAAAGAACCCAAACGCACTCAAAATCGCCACAGCCAATTTTGGATCGGCTTGTATGGAAGTTTATGGATTGGCAGTCTCAATTTGTGGTCAACCTTGGCGCATCAACTCATGGCACTCAAACCCCAAAAACGCACCTTTTTCCAGCGAGGTCTGAACGCCATTTCCTTGATCCAGTCTGCTTTGTAGCTTCGTTGTCACCCCCTGAAGTACGCAGCACAACGGGCGCAGCGAACTTCATGACATACGCAATTGTTACGCCAAAAGCTGTTCAGAAACAGTTAGATGCCTTGCCTGATGAAGTTTATCAGCGCATTCTCAAGAAGCTTGAGCAACTCACTGAAGATCCTCGCCCGGATGGAGTCGTCAAATTAAAAGGCTCAACAGATGAATATCGGATTCGGATTGGCGATTATCGAGTGCGCTACAAAATTAATGATTCAGAACTGATCATTCTTCTGGTGCAATGCAAACATCGGAAGGATTCTTACCGGAAGTAGCTGATAATCCATCTTTCAGTCCTTCTAAGTGGAATGCGATCGCTTCTTGAATCAATTCTTTGACTTCCCCGATCATTTCCCCAACTGCCACACAACCCGGAAGATTAGGAACGTAAGCGCTGTAGCTGGTTTGTCCTTTTTTGATCGCGATCGTATTATGAGAATCCATCAAGGCATTTGGTTTTTCGCAGGTTGGATGTTCGTTGGTTTGATTGTTTTGTGTGCAGCTTATGTCAGCATCAAATTTGGATTTTTGCCGATACTTTTCTCTTTGGTCGGCTCATTTCTTCCTTCATTTATCATTGCCTTAGTTGGCGCACTTCTGATACATCTCACTGCGAGAAGCCGCGAATGGTACTATCCTGAACAGATTCATCCACCTGCGATCGCGCTTAGTTGGCTTGTTGGTGCATTACTGGGTGGAATTGGATTCGCGATCGTTGTCAGTACATTCGCAACGACTGAAGCGCAGTTTTCGCTCATGATTGCCTCTCCGCCTGATTGTAGTCGCGATCGACATCAATGTTTAGGCAATGGATTATTTGAAATGGGGTTTATTATTTTCTGTTTTTTCACATCAATTCCAGGGGCATTGCTGGGTGGAGAAATTGCCCGTAGGAATTACGTTCATGGGTTTCAGAAATTGCGTAGTCGTCGTTAGAGAATGACGATCGCATCGATCTTCTTTCAAACTGTCCAGTCTTCAATTTCAACATTTGGACCTTTCGAGGAATCGCGATGATTTCGAGTGACCATGATTCCGTTTACTAATCATGCGATCGCTTTTCCATCCTCTGTCGTTTCGACCAAAACATTCCAAGCAACCATAAACCCTCAAATCTAATCGTCGTCTTCTGGATCGCCCACCATGTTCGGACTGATTAAT
Coding sequences within it:
- a CDS encoding ATP synthase subunit C (similar to AA sequence:cyanobase_aa:LBDG_17120), which produces MANLKFIRDRIQSVKNTKKITEAMRLVAAAKVRRAQEQVTATRPFADRLAQVLYGLQARLRFEEADLPLLRKREVNTVGLLVISGDRGLCGGYNANVIRRAEIRAKELKAEGIDYKMVVVGRKAAQYFQRRDYPIVESYAGLEQIPTAAEAAQIADVVLSQFLSDSVDRVELIYTKFVSLIASRPVVQTLLPLDPQGLEVSDDEIFRLTTRGGQFQVERQSVAAPEVQSFPQDMIFEQDPVQILDALLPLYLNNQLLRALQEAAASELAARMTAMNNASDNAKNLIGSLTLSYNKARQAAITQELLEVVAGADALT
- a CDS encoding small GTP-binding protein (similar to AA sequence:cyanobase_aa:Npun_CF055) encodes the protein MENDFDLLDSLQLSEQQKEHIRSWINQTLTYEPRIGILGKTGVGKSSLCNALFGSDIAGVSHVESCTRKVQEITVKIGTGSIKLVDLPGIGESKDRDREYQKLYSKLLPDLDVVLWILKADDRAFVPEEEFYHNIAKPYLKQGTPFIVVLNQVDKVEPFREWNEEDCQPGRQQQENIDKKQKAIVEKLNAEAQKLKIKPIAVIPVSATEQYNLASLVEAITAALPREKKAPFVDKVKEKHRSPRAQKEAEQGFFEVLGEEIGAAVARTPGRMIGRAIGKVADTLGKKLLKKFFKW
- a CDS encoding hypothetical protein (similar to AA sequence:cyanobase_aa:asl2713) yields the protein MRYAIVIEKGQTSYGAYVPDLPGCVAVAETIEEVKELIQEAIVFHLEGLREDGLSIPEPISICEYVEAG
- a CDS encoding hypothetical protein (similar to AA sequence:cyanobase_aa:asl2714), coding for MKVRAVIKRLEADGWYLARTKGSHRQFKHSEKSGTVTVSGKLSVDVPIGTLKSIWRQAQIEPIESEEEET
- a CDS encoding hypothetical protein (similar to AA sequence:cyanobase_aa:MAE56180); its protein translation is MSENTVKVEISFRSLLEAVSSLDISEKRQLWETLDAELFDDEEDSPEDIAEIQAAYADYEAGDYMTLQEYAASGGDNGLER
- a CDS encoding transposase (similar to AA sequence:cyanobase_aa:LBDG_56430), with product MLPIFYQSCLKSQLSAAQFITLEILVELLQQERRITIERLATLFPQPILFESRRRNLQRFLSLPQMTPEALWFPIAKQWIKQHIPRGQTLQIALDRTQWDKHNLMMVSFIYQNRAIPLYWIWLDKQGQSSLKDQQKVLRPVFQLLKKRRFVLLGDREFHSIELAAWCVQNRVSFVFRLPKSTTVQPETGASFSRLDHLPQVPGAAEQYLQIQVTQKRGFGRHNLVIYQKRAYARSTTPEVWYLLTNLTDVNQVLFHYDFRFCIEPGFKDLKSGGYHLEDCHADPRRFTALLVLMTLAYSLASIQGHRIRKKQVQRYVGRVKEPKRTQNRHSQFWIGLYGSLWIGSLNLWSTLAHQLMALKPQKRTFFQRGLNAISLIQSAL
- a CDS encoding plasmid stabilization system protein like protein (similar to AA sequence:cyanobase_aa:MAE56170); its protein translation is MTYAIVTPKAVQKQLDALPDEVYQRILKKLEQLTEDPRPDGVVKLKGSTDEYRIRIGDYRVRYKINDSELIILLVQCKHRKDSYRK
- a CDS encoding hypothetical protein (similar to AA sequence:cyanobase_aa:Ava_4282), which produces MDSHNTIAIKKGQTSYSAYVPNLPGCVAVGEMIGEVKELIQEAIAFHLEGLKDGLSATSGKNPSDVCIAPEE